A single window of Rhizobium indicum DNA harbors:
- a CDS encoding GNAT family N-acetyltransferase yields MVRVPPVTESTDSAANRMVHDLAALHFEAPQAEARAEIGRPGRELCLYPGKLGYELQDELDFLSNRAMEPNVFFSGRFLAPAMPRLEDRQVNFALIRDHNAGRSRMRFLLPFSVDKPGFAVGPSIIRGWSNSFGPLGTPLVDGEDAAETLDNLFEGLTARDLNLPSIMVLPDLRLNGIFVRMVKAVALSRNLPVTVTNPYLRPMLQSEEEAPVYLGKTISSSHMREMRRQWRLLEEQGTAVYAVARQPREIHTRFEEFLAMEAGGWKGKRRSALVTDRYHTAFAREAVSNLAAVDAVRIHTIDLNGKAIAAIVVLMMGGEAYTWKTAYDENYARYSPGKLLMSELTEWHLDDANIVRSDSCAVSDHPIMSRFWQEREEMGTLVIGLTQNSDRDMRQVTAQLHMYRSTRNMAKMLREKIMSLAGRG; encoded by the coding sequence ATGGTGCGTGTTCCCCCCGTTACCGAAAGCACCGACAGCGCCGCAAACCGCATGGTGCATGATCTCGCAGCACTGCATTTCGAAGCGCCGCAGGCCGAGGCTCGCGCCGAGATCGGCCGGCCGGGGCGCGAACTCTGCCTCTATCCCGGCAAACTCGGCTATGAGCTTCAGGATGAGCTCGATTTCCTCTCCAACCGGGCGATGGAACCGAATGTCTTTTTCTCCGGCCGCTTCCTCGCCCCCGCCATGCCGCGGCTCGAAGACCGGCAGGTGAACTTCGCCCTGATCCGCGACCACAATGCCGGTCGCAGCCGCATGCGCTTCCTCTTGCCGTTTTCGGTCGACAAGCCGGGCTTTGCCGTCGGCCCGTCGATCATCCGCGGCTGGTCAAACAGTTTCGGTCCGCTCGGCACGCCGCTCGTCGATGGCGAGGATGCCGCCGAAACCCTCGACAATCTCTTCGAGGGGCTGACCGCCCGTGATCTCAATCTGCCCTCCATAATGGTCCTGCCGGATCTCAGGCTGAACGGTATCTTCGTGCGCATGGTCAAGGCCGTTGCGCTCAGCCGCAATCTTCCCGTCACCGTTACCAATCCCTACCTGCGCCCGATGCTGCAGAGCGAGGAAGAGGCGCCGGTCTATCTCGGCAAAACCATCTCCTCCTCGCATATGCGCGAGATGCGCCGCCAGTGGCGCCTGCTGGAGGAACAGGGAACCGCGGTCTATGCCGTCGCCCGCCAGCCGCGCGAAATCCATACCCGCTTCGAGGAATTCCTGGCGATGGAAGCCGGCGGTTGGAAGGGCAAGCGGCGAAGCGCTCTCGTCACCGATCGTTATCACACGGCCTTCGCCCGCGAGGCGGTGTCGAACCTTGCCGCCGTCGATGCCGTGCGTATTCACACGATCGACCTCAACGGCAAGGCGATCGCCGCCATCGTCGTGCTGATGATGGGCGGCGAGGCCTATACTTGGAAGACCGCCTACGACGAAAACTATGCCCGCTATTCGCCGGGCAAGCTGCTGATGAGCGAACTCACCGAATGGCATCTCGACGACGCCAATATCGTCCGCTCGGATTCCTGCGCCGTCTCGGATCATCCGATCATGAGCCGCTTCTGGCAGGAGCGCGAGGAAATGGGAACGCTGGTGATCGGCCTGACGCAGAACAGCGACCGCGACATGCGCCAGGTCACCGCCCAGCTCCACATGTACCGCAGCACCCGCAATATGGCGAAGATGCTGCGCGAGAAGATCATGTCGCTTGCCGGTCGAGGCTAA
- a CDS encoding lipopolysaccharide biosynthesis protein, with protein sequence MAVIETAEKMLPAGLRPIGGRTLRLLAAVLTERGERAAAQRMALTAFSIRILSAALAFVSQIVLARLMGEYEYGIFVFVWVLVVVFGDLSCLGFHTAIVRFLPQYRAAGAFEEIRGLTGTARIFALLSGTAVLAAGMLGLHFFGDMIQVYYLIPIFIGLLAMPMIALGDILEGTSRANHWPVMALSPVYIVRPILIIFFMLIAIAIGAEHTAVTAMQAALAATYVTALGQYAATLYRLRRHYDDGPRKVDFLAWFSVAFPIFLIEGVSFLLTNSDVVVVGIFLEPHDVAIYFAAAKTMALVHFINFSVKAASGPRFSSIIAEGDHAQLAAAAIDAARWTFWPALGVGLVVLAAGHLLLSLFGGAFTSGYLVMAILLAGILAKSLVGPAETLLMMAGKQNLCVALYAGALTANVGLNLALIPHYGIEGTAIATASAMAVEAILLHVAVRRTLAIVLFAFASPSAATPEMRVR encoded by the coding sequence ATGGCGGTCATAGAAACAGCGGAGAAGATGCTGCCCGCGGGCCTGCGCCCGATCGGTGGCCGCACGCTGCGTTTGCTTGCTGCCGTGCTCACCGAGCGCGGTGAGAGGGCGGCCGCCCAGCGTATGGCACTGACGGCCTTTTCGATCCGTATCCTCAGCGCCGCACTCGCCTTCGTCTCCCAGATCGTGCTCGCCCGGCTGATGGGCGAATATGAATACGGCATCTTCGTTTTCGTCTGGGTGCTGGTCGTCGTCTTCGGCGATCTCTCATGCCTCGGTTTCCACACCGCGATCGTCCGCTTTCTGCCGCAATACAGGGCAGCGGGCGCTTTCGAGGAAATCCGCGGCCTGACCGGCACGGCGCGCATCTTTGCGCTGCTGTCCGGCACGGCGGTGCTCGCCGCTGGCATGCTCGGGCTGCATTTCTTCGGCGATATGATCCAGGTCTATTATCTCATCCCGATCTTCATCGGCCTGCTCGCCATGCCGATGATCGCGCTCGGCGACATTCTCGAAGGCACGTCACGGGCAAACCATTGGCCGGTGATGGCGCTGAGCCCGGTCTATATCGTCCGCCCGATCCTCATCATCTTCTTCATGCTGATCGCGATTGCCATCGGCGCCGAGCACACAGCCGTCACCGCGATGCAGGCAGCGCTCGCCGCCACCTACGTCACCGCTCTCGGCCAGTATGCCGCAACGCTTTACCGCCTTCGCCGGCATTATGACGACGGCCCACGCAAGGTCGATTTCCTCGCCTGGTTCAGCGTCGCCTTTCCGATTTTCCTGATCGAGGGCGTGAGCTTCCTGCTGACCAATTCCGACGTCGTCGTCGTCGGCATCTTCCTCGAGCCGCATGACGTCGCCATCTACTTCGCCGCCGCCAAAACGATGGCGCTGGTACATTTCATCAATTTCTCGGTCAAGGCGGCCTCCGGCCCGCGCTTTTCCTCGATCATCGCCGAAGGCGACCACGCCCAGCTGGCAGCCGCAGCCATCGACGCCGCCCGCTGGACCTTCTGGCCGGCGCTCGGGGTCGGCCTTGTCGTGCTTGCGGCCGGTCATCTGCTGCTGTCGCTCTTCGGCGGCGCCTTCACATCGGGCTATCTGGTCATGGCGATCCTGCTCGCCGGCATCCTTGCCAAATCGCTGGTCGGCCCGGCCGAAACGCTGCTGATGATGGCAGGCAAGCAGAACCTCTGCGTCGCGCTCTATGCCGGCGCACTGACGGCCAATGTCGGCCTCAACCTCGCTTTGATCCCGCATTACGGCATCGAGGGCACGGCGATCGCCACGGCCTCTGCCATGGCAGTCGAGGCAATCCTGCTGCATGTCGCCGTGCGCCGCACCCTCGCCATCGTTCTTTTCGCCTTCGCCAGCCCCTCCGCCGCAACGCCAGAAATGAGAGTTCGATAG
- the secA gene encoding preprotein translocase subunit SecA: MVSFGGIARKLFGSSNDRRVRSYQPNVTAINSIEEKTKALTDEQLAAKTVEFRALLAEGKTLDDILIPAFAVVREASRRVLGLRPFDVQLVGGMILHSNAIAEMKTGEGKTLVATLPVYLNALSGKGVHVVTVNDYLAQRDAATMGRVYGFLGMTTGVIVHGLSDEERHAAYACDITYATNNELGFDYLRDNMKYEKNQMVQRGHNFAIVDEVDSILVDEARTPLIISGPLDDRSELYNTIDAYIPLLAPSDYEIDEKQRSANFSEEGTEKLENLLRQAGLLKGNALYDIENVAIVHHVNNALKAHKLFQRDKDYIVRNDEVVIIDEFTGRMMPGRRYSEGQHQALEAKEKVQIQPENQTLASITFQNYFRMYDKLAGMTGTAQTEAEEFANIYNLDVIEVPTNLPIKRLDEDDEVYRTFDEKFKAIIEEILDAHKRGQPVLVGTTSIEKSELLAERLRKQGFDDFKVLNARYHEQEAYIVAQAGVPGAITIATNMAGRGTDIQLGGNLDMRIERELGEVEAGPERDARIQAIIEEIKELKQKALEAGGLYVIATERHESRRIDNQLRGRSGRQGDPGRSKFYLSLQDDLMRIFGSDRMDSMLTKLGLKEGEAIVHPWINKALERAQKKVEARNFDIRKNLLKYDDVLNDQRKVVFEQRLELMESTNISETVSDMRREVIEDMVEKHIPERAYAEQWDAAGLKTGALNILNLDLPIEDWVKEEGIGEDDIRERLTEATNAAFTEKAERFGDDIMHYVERSIVMQTLDHLWREHIVNLDHLRSVIGFRGYAQRDPLQEYKSEAFELFTALLNNLREAVTAQLMRVELVQQAPAEPEPPLMQAHHLDPTTGEDDFAPAIYQASEVIVSPENRNPDDPATWGKVGRNETCPCGSGKKYKHCHGAFEQV; encoded by the coding sequence ATGGTCAGCTTTGGCGGTATAGCCCGCAAGTTATTTGGGTCTTCCAACGACCGCCGCGTGCGGTCCTATCAGCCGAACGTCACTGCCATCAACTCTATCGAAGAGAAGACGAAGGCCCTGACGGACGAGCAGCTCGCGGCAAAGACCGTGGAGTTTCGCGCCCTGCTCGCCGAGGGCAAGACGCTCGACGACATTTTGATCCCGGCCTTTGCCGTCGTGCGCGAAGCCTCTCGCCGCGTTCTCGGCCTGCGACCTTTTGACGTACAGCTGGTCGGCGGCATGATCCTGCATTCGAACGCGATCGCCGAGATGAAGACCGGCGAAGGCAAGACCCTCGTCGCCACCCTGCCGGTCTATCTGAACGCGCTTTCCGGCAAGGGCGTGCACGTCGTCACCGTCAACGATTACCTCGCCCAGCGCGATGCCGCGACCATGGGCCGCGTCTACGGCTTCCTCGGCATGACCACCGGCGTCATCGTCCACGGCCTTTCCGACGAGGAACGCCACGCGGCCTATGCCTGCGACATCACCTACGCCACCAACAACGAACTCGGCTTCGATTATCTGCGCGATAACATGAAGTACGAGAAGAACCAGATGGTTCAGCGCGGCCACAACTTCGCAATTGTCGACGAAGTGGACTCGATCCTCGTCGACGAGGCGCGCACGCCGCTGATCATCTCCGGTCCGCTCGACGACCGCTCCGAACTCTATAATACGATCGACGCCTACATACCGCTGCTGGCGCCCAGCGATTACGAGATCGACGAGAAGCAGCGCTCCGCCAACTTCTCCGAAGAGGGCACCGAGAAGCTGGAAAACCTGCTCCGCCAAGCCGGCCTCTTGAAGGGCAACGCGCTCTACGACATCGAGAACGTTGCGATCGTCCACCACGTCAACAACGCGCTGAAGGCCCACAAGCTCTTCCAGCGCGACAAGGACTATATCGTCCGCAACGACGAAGTCGTCATCATCGACGAGTTCACCGGCCGTATGATGCCGGGCCGCCGCTATTCGGAAGGCCAGCACCAGGCGCTCGAAGCCAAGGAAAAGGTGCAGATCCAGCCGGAAAACCAGACGCTGGCCTCGATCACCTTCCAGAACTACTTCCGCATGTACGACAAGCTCGCCGGCATGACCGGCACGGCGCAGACGGAAGCGGAAGAATTCGCCAATATCTACAATCTCGATGTCATCGAGGTCCCGACCAATCTGCCGATCAAGCGCCTCGACGAGGACGACGAGGTCTACCGGACCTTCGACGAGAAGTTCAAGGCGATCATCGAAGAGATCCTCGACGCCCACAAGCGCGGCCAGCCGGTGCTGGTCGGCACCACCTCGATCGAGAAATCGGAACTGCTCGCCGAGCGCCTGCGCAAGCAGGGCTTCGACGACTTCAAGGTGCTGAACGCCCGCTACCACGAGCAGGAAGCCTATATCGTCGCCCAGGCCGGCGTGCCGGGTGCCATTACCATCGCCACCAATATGGCCGGCCGCGGTACCGACATCCAGCTCGGCGGCAACCTCGATATGCGCATCGAGCGCGAACTCGGCGAAGTCGAAGCCGGTCCGGAGCGTGACGCCCGGATCCAGGCAATCATCGAGGAGATCAAGGAACTCAAGCAGAAGGCGCTCGAAGCCGGTGGCCTCTACGTCATCGCCACCGAACGCCATGAAAGCCGCCGCATCGACAACCAGCTGCGCGGCCGCTCCGGCCGTCAGGGCGACCCCGGCCGCTCGAAGTTCTACCTCTCGCTTCAGGACGACCTGATGCGCATCTTCGGCTCCGACCGCATGGACAGCATGCTGACCAAGCTCGGCCTCAAGGAGGGCGAGGCGATCGTCCATCCCTGGATCAACAAGGCCCTGGAGCGCGCCCAGAAGAAGGTCGAAGCCCGCAACTTCGACATCCGCAAGAACCTCCTGAAGTATGACGACGTTCTCAACGATCAGCGCAAGGTGGTCTTCGAGCAGCGCCTCGAACTGATGGAATCGACCAATATTTCCGAGACCGTTTCCGACATGCGCCGTGAGGTGATCGAGGACATGGTCGAAAAGCATATCCCCGAACGCGCCTATGCCGAACAATGGGATGCCGCCGGCCTGAAGACCGGTGCTTTGAACATTCTCAATCTGGACCTGCCGATCGAGGACTGGGTGAAGGAAGAAGGTATCGGCGAAGACGATATCCGTGAGCGCCTGACGGAAGCCACCAATGCCGCCTTCACGGAAAAGGCCGAGCGTTTCGGTGACGACATCATGCATTATGTCGAACGCTCGATCGTCATGCAGACGCTCGATCATCTCTGGCGCGAGCACATCGTCAACCTCGACCATCTGCGCTCCGTCATCGGATTCCGCGGCTATGCCCAGCGCGATCCGCTGCAGGAATACAAGTCGGAGGCCTTCGAGCTCTTCACGGCGCTGCTCAACAATCTGCGCGAGGCCGTCACTGCCCAGCTGATGCGCGTCGAACTGGTGCAGCAGGCCCCTGCCGAGCCCGAACCACCGCTGATGCAGGCCCATCACCTGGATCCGACGACCGGCGAAGACGATTTCGCGCCGGCGATCTACCAGGCATCGGAAGTCATCGTTTCTCCTGAAAACCGCAACCCGGATGACCCAGCCACCTGGGGCAAGGTCGGCCGCAACGAGACCTGCCCCTGCGGCTCCGGCAAGAAATACAAGCATTGCCACGGCGCCTTCGAGCAGGTCTGA
- a CDS encoding peptidylprolyl isomerase, with product MLSTNKLAVLAFATFVALQAPAYADDAVIAKVGTLEIHQSELDLAVANLDPQLAQLPDDQKKVAALSAAIDVKLLAADAAAEKLDQTDEFKKRMQYLSDRELHNAYFKKHVVDIVTPEEVKARYDKEVAALPKQEEVHARHILVKTEDEAKDIIKQLDAGKDFAELAKEKSTDPNKSEGGDLGYFSRGRMVKEFEDAAFALEKGTYSKTPVKTDFGFHVIKVEDKRDAPPPPFEQVQDQVRQLVMRDKYLELLNKAKASAKIEITDETLRKGYDQANKQPEPGSEPVAPAPQQ from the coding sequence ATGTTGAGCACCAACAAACTTGCCGTTCTGGCGTTTGCAACCTTTGTTGCGCTCCAGGCCCCGGCCTATGCCGATGACGCCGTCATCGCCAAGGTCGGCACCCTGGAGATCCACCAGTCGGAACTCGACCTTGCCGTCGCCAATCTCGACCCCCAGTTGGCGCAGCTTCCCGATGACCAGAAGAAGGTCGCAGCCCTTTCCGCCGCCATCGACGTGAAGCTGCTTGCCGCCGACGCTGCGGCCGAGAAGCTTGATCAGACCGACGAATTCAAGAAGCGCATGCAGTATCTCTCCGACCGCGAGCTGCACAATGCCTATTTCAAGAAGCATGTCGTCGACATCGTGACGCCTGAAGAAGTCAAGGCCCGTTACGACAAGGAAGTCGCCGCCCTGCCGAAGCAGGAGGAAGTCCACGCCCGTCATATCCTCGTCAAGACCGAGGACGAAGCCAAGGACATCATCAAGCAGCTCGACGCCGGCAAGGATTTCGCCGAACTCGCCAAGGAAAAGTCCACCGATCCGAACAAGTCGGAAGGCGGCGATCTCGGTTATTTCTCGCGCGGCCGCATGGTCAAGGAATTCGAAGACGCAGCCTTTGCGCTCGAGAAGGGCACCTATTCCAAGACGCCGGTGAAGACCGATTTCGGCTTCCACGTCATCAAGGTCGAGGATAAGCGCGACGCTCCGCCGCCGCCCTTCGAGCAGGTGCAGGATCAGGTTCGTCAGCTCGTCATGCGCGACAAGTATCTTGAGCTTCTGAACAAGGCGAAGGCCTCGGCCAAGATCGAGATCACGGACGAGACGCTGCGCAAGGGTTACGACCAGGCCAACAAGCAGCCCGAGCCGGGCAGCGAGCCCGTTGCGCCGGCACCGCAGCAGTAA
- the argJ gene encoding bifunctional glutamate N-acetyltransferase/amino-acid acetyltransferase ArgJ has protein sequence MSGSVSPLAPKSFVSMPPLRGVRMATASAGIKYKNRTDVLMMVFDRPATVAGVFTRSKCPSAPVDFCRANLPHGSARAVVVNSGNANAFTGLKGRQATALTAKSAAAAVGCAENEVYLASTGVIGEPLDATKFAGVLDRMQVEATGDFWFEAAKAIMTTDTYPKVSTRSAEIGGVAVTINGIAKGAGMIAPDMATMLSFVVTDADIAPAALQALLSDGVGPTFNSMTVDSDTSTSDTLMLFATGAAAEDGQARIERADDPRLAAFRAALNEVLKDLSLQVVRDGEGATKMLEITVTGAESDAAAKRIALSIANSPLVKTAAAGEDANWGRIVMAVGKSGEMADRDRLAIWFGDIRVAVNGERDPDYSEAAASDVMKAQDIPVKVDIGLGAGTATVWTCDLTKEYVAINGDYRS, from the coding sequence ATGTCCGGTTCCGTCTCTCCGCTTGCTCCGAAATCCTTCGTCTCGATGCCACCGCTGCGCGGCGTGCGCATGGCGACGGCTTCCGCCGGCATCAAGTACAAGAACCGTACCGACGTGCTAATGATGGTCTTCGACAGACCGGCGACTGTTGCGGGCGTTTTTACCCGCTCGAAGTGCCCGTCGGCGCCGGTCGATTTCTGCCGGGCCAATCTCCCCCATGGCAGCGCCCGCGCCGTCGTCGTCAACTCAGGCAATGCCAATGCTTTCACCGGCCTGAAGGGCCGCCAGGCGACCGCACTGACGGCGAAGTCGGCTGCCGCTGCCGTCGGCTGCGCCGAAAACGAGGTCTATCTGGCCTCGACTGGCGTCATCGGCGAGCCGCTCGATGCCACCAAATTCGCAGGCGTTCTGGATCGGATGCAGGTCGAAGCGACCGGCGATTTCTGGTTCGAGGCCGCCAAGGCGATCATGACGACGGACACCTATCCGAAGGTTTCGACCCGCAGCGCCGAGATCGGCGGCGTGGCCGTGACGATCAACGGCATCGCCAAGGGCGCCGGCATGATCGCGCCTGATATGGCGACGATGCTCTCCTTCGTCGTCACCGATGCCGACATTGCGCCTGCCGCGCTGCAGGCGCTTCTGTCCGACGGCGTCGGCCCGACCTTCAATTCCATGACCGTCGACAGCGACACCTCCACGTCCGACACACTGATGCTGTTTGCAACGGGTGCCGCAGCCGAGGACGGCCAGGCCCGCATCGAGCGCGCCGACGACCCGCGGCTTGCCGCCTTCCGGGCCGCACTCAACGAAGTGCTGAAGGATCTGTCGCTGCAGGTGGTGCGGGACGGCGAAGGTGCGACCAAGATGCTCGAAATCACCGTGACGGGGGCCGAGAGCGATGCCGCCGCCAAGCGCATCGCGCTGTCGATCGCCAATTCGCCGCTGGTCAAGACCGCGGCCGCCGGCGAAGACGCCAATTGGGGCCGTATCGTCATGGCCGTCGGCAAATCCGGCGAGATGGCCGACCGCGACAGGCTTGCCATCTGGTTTGGCGATATCAGGGTCGCCGTCAATGGCGAGCGTGATCCCGATTATTCCGAAGCGGCCGCCTCAGACGTCATGAAGGCCCAGGATATCCCCGTCAAAGTCGATATCGGGCTCGGTGCCGGCACGGCAACGGTCTGGACCTGCGACCTCACCAAGGAATATGTTGCGATCAATGGCGACTATCGGAGCTGA
- a CDS encoding GNAT family N-acetyltransferase yields MATIGADRSLEQASISSHNLPLVRRLEAVGFRAWPAASVQYDGSWQVRLTAGHPSNRLNSIVPLDPSDHRDVEIRLEKASRKFEAYGRAAVVRQTPLASPVLIELLRAQNWTRFDDTVVMACDLAEAELPDTLDHLPTHDIGRFVDANLAVDQSPLRLKPALAEIISAIKPPSGLFMIENAVDGPLATVLCVQDNDLAGIMSLSVSEARRREGLGTEILTSALRWARMRSARSAWLQVKLSNRPAIALYERLGFRDAYHYCYWQQEPR; encoded by the coding sequence ATGGCGACTATCGGAGCTGATCGTTCATTGGAGCAGGCATCCATTTCCTCACACAATCTGCCGCTGGTGCGCAGGCTGGAGGCCGTCGGCTTCCGCGCCTGGCCGGCGGCATCCGTGCAATATGACGGCAGCTGGCAGGTGCGGCTGACGGCCGGTCACCCGTCCAACCGGCTGAACTCGATCGTGCCGCTCGATCCCTCGGATCATCGCGACGTCGAAATCCGCCTGGAAAAGGCGAGCCGGAAGTTCGAGGCCTATGGCCGCGCCGCCGTGGTCCGCCAGACGCCGCTTGCTTCGCCGGTGCTGATCGAACTTCTGCGCGCGCAGAACTGGACGCGCTTCGACGATACGGTGGTGATGGCCTGCGACCTCGCCGAGGCGGAGCTGCCGGATACGCTCGATCACCTGCCGACCCATGATATCGGCCGTTTCGTCGACGCCAACCTCGCCGTCGACCAGTCGCCACTGAGGCTGAAGCCGGCGCTTGCCGAAATCATTTCGGCGATCAAGCCGCCATCCGGCCTGTTCATGATCGAGAACGCGGTGGACGGCCCGCTTGCGACCGTGCTCTGTGTCCAGGACAACGACCTCGCCGGCATCATGTCGCTTTCGGTCTCCGAGGCGCGGCGGCGCGAAGGACTCGGCACCGAAATCCTGACCTCGGCGCTGCGCTGGGCGCGCATGCGCAGCGCCCGTTCGGCCTGGCTGCAGGTGAAGCTGTCCAACCGTCCGGCCATCGCACTTTATGAGCGCCTCGGTTTTCGCGACGCCTATCATTATTGCTATTGGCAGCAGGAGCCGCGATGA
- the mutT gene encoding 8-oxo-dGTP diphosphatase MutT, giving the protein MSEAGRKILLVAACALIDADGRILLAQRPEGKSLAGLWEFPGGKVEPGETPEETLVRELEEELGINTKIACLAPLTFASHSYETFHLLMPLYICRRYEGIPQGREGQALKWVRPQALRDYPMPPADEPLIPMLQDLL; this is encoded by the coding sequence ATGAGCGAGGCGGGCCGGAAGATATTGCTGGTCGCCGCCTGTGCGCTGATCGATGCCGATGGGCGTATCCTGTTGGCACAGCGCCCCGAGGGAAAGTCGCTCGCCGGGCTCTGGGAGTTTCCCGGCGGCAAGGTCGAGCCGGGTGAGACGCCGGAGGAAACACTGGTGCGCGAGCTCGAGGAGGAGCTCGGCATCAACACCAAGATCGCCTGCCTCGCGCCGCTTACCTTTGCCAGCCACTCCTACGAGACCTTCCACCTTTTGATGCCGCTTTATATCTGCCGGCGCTATGAGGGCATTCCCCAGGGCCGCGAAGGCCAGGCGCTGAAATGGGTGCGTCCGCAGGCGCTGCGCGATTATCCGATGCCTCCGGCCGACGAGCCGCTCATCCCGATGTTGCAGGATTTACTTTAG